The following proteins are encoded in a genomic region of Lachnospiraceae bacterium KM106-2:
- a CDS encoding phage shock protein E precursor has product MLQKTKLLLIIVSLTILTGCGFNNESKESNHETPTTSELQEMINQESDLVVLDVRTESEYLSGHIPNAILLPYDQISEQAEASLPDKDAKIIVYCHSGRRSAIATKELTALGYTNIYNFGAISNWTSELATK; this is encoded by the coding sequence ATGTTACAAAAAACCAAACTACTACTAATCATCGTTTCTCTGACTATTTTAACAGGTTGTGGTTTTAACAACGAATCAAAAGAATCCAATCACGAAACACCTACAACAAGCGAATTACAAGAAATGATCAATCAGGAATCCGACTTAGTTGTTTTAGATGTACGTACCGAATCAGAGTATCTTTCTGGCCATATTCCAAATGCAATTCTACTTCCTTATGACCAAATCTCAGAACAAGCAGAAGCATCCCTTCCCGATAAGGATGCAAAAATAATTGTTTATTGTCACAGCGGTCGTAGAAGTGCGATTGCAACGAAAGAATTAACCGCTCTAGGATATACTAATATCTATAATTTTGGTGCAATTAGTAATTGGACATCGGAATTAGCTACAAAATAA